The following coding sequences are from one Arthrobacter crystallopoietes window:
- a CDS encoding NAD(P)/FAD-dependent oxidoreductase: MQTLVVVGASLAGLSAARAARAQGFAGRLVIIGDEAPRPYDRPPLSKDFLAGKIGLEDLALEEAGEDLNAEWLLGVRAERFEAESLTITLNDGRSITADKVIIATGASARRLAELQGLQNVFTLRTLADAEALRPRLVPGHRLVVIGAGFIGAETASTAKAAGMDVTVVEMSVAPLAGPLGAQMGAAVAGLHEAAGVELLCGTGVSSFTMSGSSVSEVVLDNGRRLPADVVLVGIGAQPNVEWLEGSGIALDNGVLCDAMGRTNRAGVSAVGDCAAWYDLRTQSHQRVEHWAGANERPALAVAALLDENAVQQPVNPPYFWSDQYGSRIQFAGQVRGHDRIEIEHGNVAERCFLAVYYAGTEPVAVLGVDQTRQFTKWRKFLNKNAQQYVLPVGEFAAAS, encoded by the coding sequence ATGCAGACTCTTGTAGTCGTGGGGGCGTCCTTGGCCGGACTCTCCGCCGCGCGGGCAGCACGGGCCCAAGGCTTTGCCGGCAGACTCGTCATCATCGGGGACGAAGCGCCCCGGCCTTACGATCGGCCGCCGCTGTCCAAGGACTTCCTGGCCGGCAAGATCGGTCTGGAGGACCTCGCGCTGGAGGAAGCCGGTGAGGACCTGAACGCGGAATGGCTGCTGGGAGTCCGTGCCGAGCGCTTCGAAGCCGAGTCTTTGACCATCACGCTCAATGACGGGCGCAGCATCACCGCAGACAAAGTGATAATCGCCACGGGCGCTTCGGCCCGCAGGCTGGCCGAGCTGCAAGGCCTGCAGAACGTCTTCACGTTGCGCACGCTTGCCGACGCGGAGGCTCTGCGACCCCGGCTGGTCCCCGGACATCGCCTTGTGGTCATCGGTGCGGGATTCATCGGAGCGGAAACCGCCTCCACTGCGAAGGCAGCCGGCATGGACGTGACCGTAGTGGAAATGTCGGTTGCACCGCTGGCAGGTCCGCTCGGAGCCCAAATGGGCGCCGCAGTGGCCGGCCTTCATGAAGCAGCCGGAGTGGAGCTGCTCTGTGGGACCGGTGTTTCCTCCTTCACCATGAGCGGAAGCTCCGTGAGCGAAGTAGTCCTGGACAATGGCAGGCGGCTGCCTGCCGACGTCGTACTCGTTGGTATTGGAGCGCAACCTAACGTTGAATGGCTGGAAGGGTCGGGCATCGCGCTGGACAATGGCGTCCTATGTGATGCCATGGGCCGGACCAACCGCGCTGGTGTATCCGCCGTCGGCGACTGTGCCGCCTGGTACGATCTGCGAACCCAAAGCCACCAGCGCGTAGAGCACTGGGCCGGGGCGAACGAACGCCCAGCTCTCGCCGTGGCCGCCCTGCTGGACGAAAACGCAGTGCAGCAGCCGGTCAATCCGCCGTACTTCTGGTCGGATCAGTACGGATCACGAATTCAGTTTGCCGGCCAGGTCCGAGGGCATGACCGGATCGAAATCGAGCACGGCAACGTTGCCGAGCGCTGTTTCCTGGCCGTGTACTACGCCGGTACCGAACCGGTCGCCGTACTGGGTGTGGATCAGACTCGGCAGTTCACCAAATGGCGCAAGTTCCTGAACAAGAATGCTCAGCAGTACGTGCTCCCGGTCGGGGAGTTCGCGGCCGCTTCTTGA
- a CDS encoding bifunctional 3-phenylpropionate/cinnamic acid dioxygenase ferredoxin subunit, producing the protein MHKACPLKELAPGDALRLDTSPPIAVFHTEEGELFAIDDTCTHQDASLADGWVEGCEVECPLHASKFNLRTGKVDAPPAKLPVRVHEVEIVDGTIMVRESGDAPNLPPGLTVDGHI; encoded by the coding sequence ATGCACAAGGCATGCCCATTGAAAGAGCTCGCACCCGGAGACGCGCTCCGGCTGGATACGTCCCCTCCCATCGCTGTTTTCCACACAGAGGAGGGCGAGCTCTTCGCCATCGATGATACGTGCACGCATCAGGACGCCTCGTTAGCCGATGGTTGGGTCGAGGGCTGTGAGGTGGAGTGCCCACTGCACGCATCCAAATTCAATTTACGTACGGGCAAGGTTGACGCCCCGCCGGCGAAGCTGCCGGTCCGGGTCCATGAAGTCGAGATAGTGGACGGAACCATCATGGTCCGGGAATCAGGCGACGCACCCAATCTCCCACCTGGTTTGACCGTAGACGGTCATATTTAG